The Nicotiana tomentosiformis chromosome 2, ASM39032v3, whole genome shotgun sequence genome includes the window GCACTTCTGCATTAAAGCTTCTGCCAGTAGTCTTCTTTAAAGCAAGGAATTTAATGATCTTTTCCTGCAGAATGAATTGACAAGAAAAAGAGTGTAACAAATTAAAAGCAAATTAGCCAAATCAATCATCTATGCAACAAGGGTACACCAAAAGGCCCTCCTTATATATGAATGGTAAGTTCACAGAAAAATGGAAGCCAAAAGTAGTTTCCTTTTAGTGTATTCCAAATAGGCAAGCAGTTTCTGGTTAGCTAGTATGATAAAGGTTCACTTTTTACTGGCACGTATGTTCCATTCAAGGTCAAATTACTAAATGACACTAGATACATGTATTGTTCAGAGTCTAAATCTCTTACCAACTCGGAAACTTGCCTATGCAAAAAGCATGATATACTTTCAACTTGAGCTTATTGTAATCCACTTAAGATTTGTCAAGAAGTAGAAAATAAAGGATACATGATAGGATAGAGTATTTATACATTacacgtgtgtgtgtgtgtcagagagagagagagagagagagagagagagagagagagagaatgagATATTGTGTCAGTGTGAGAGATTTAGCAAGCACAGATTTCGTGGTCGGGACAGCTGAAAAACATTCATTTTAAGTTCTTGCTTCATCTCCCTCAGTTCATTTCAGCCAGTCCTCATGTAACCAACCATTCCTTTACCAATCACTGTAGAATTGAGAAACATATTTCTCAAAGTCCCAATTCAGGCAGTGCAAAATCTATAGCAGAAAGGTACTGTATAAGATGCAAATTCATTTTAGAAGACATAATGCAAGAGACATATAAGTTGCCAATATCATCTAAATGTACACTACAGAAGTAAGTCTGAAGATGCAGAGCTTCAACTTTAAAGGTCTATTTCAAATTCAGTGCTACCTCAAGATAGCATATATAAATTAAGATAAGTACATTTCCAATATCATTAAAGTTTGGAAAATACTAATACCACAAACTTACTTGCAATTCATCTGAGCACTTTTCCTTTGGTGGAGGAGgaagaaatttctccaaaaaaTCTACATCTTTTTGTTCTTCTGCGGGAACCATATCAGATTCTTCAGCCACTCCATGTCCTTCATTAACAGGAAAGTCCATAGCATCATCGATCTGATCAGATGGTTCAGCTGACTGAGGAGGGGTTTGAGTGCTCGGTGTCCTAACCTGAAGAGCTGGTGAAGCTTTTTCTATAGATTCAACTGAAAAAGAAAGTAGTGAGATTTTTAAGCTTGAACTCCCAAATTAATATGGTGCAGAAAACAACAGAGTTCTCTTTTTAGTTTTGACTTTGAATAATTGGAGTAACATTAGTCAATCTTACTTCACAAATACGGAAGACGTCTTTTTTACATATCAAATATATGGATCAAAAAACTGTAATGGCAATTTCTTACCAAATGACGTTCTGCTACCCAACTAAAAATGATTTCTTTTACCCAAAAGTTGCTCCCAATCATATTTATGAAGAAGCTTATAAAAGAAACTCTCTGTCCCAATTTATTCCAAATAATTGACTGGACATGGAATTTAAGAGAAAATGAGACTTTTGACACATAAACTAAATATGCATAAAATACCAAAAGTATCTTTAGTATTAGACTGACTTCCTCTCTTGTATCAAGTGAGGTCTACAACAAGTCATGTCAATTCTCATAAGAGTGTGCAAATAAGGCAAAATGAAAATATGTAATCTAAATAGTTCTGAAAATAGAGAGCCGTACTTGGGAAATAGAGACAAACAAACTGCGACAGAGGGAGTGAGATAATAATTGGTTGAATTACAATAGTTGACTATATATTGAGAACACATGCTTCAATTTGATCCATATATGAACGAAGTAAACCACACTAGGCATATAACTCGTAGGATCACTTCAAATAAGCAAGGGccataaccaaaaaaaaaaaaacaaagtatAGAGAGGTGCAGAGCTGAATATAGAAAAACACAAAGCATACATACATACCACTAACAGTTTGAAGTTCCTCTCCATACATGACTCTCCCACTGGCCATTATTTCTCCTTCCTACATTCATAACTTCATTACATGAATAATAAATCTCTAATAGTATCCTATTAAACCTGAGTCTTCTAGCATAGTTTAAATCAAAGCTTAAATGAGAGCATAAAATAGGAGTAGCTACCTCAGGTTCGGGAGACATATTAACTTCATCATGACCATAGTCAACAATTGTAAGCCTTCCTCGTCTACTCACATTCACATTCAAATCCATCGGCTGAGGATTATTTGGAGAAGCGACTGACATAAACGGCGTCGTAATGGTAGACCCAATTACCCCTAAGCTCGAAACCGTCAAAGTTTCAACATATTGCTGTTGCTGCTGAAGTTGTTGAATCAGTGGTGATGGAGTCGAACTCCGACCCGAATCAGAACCAACAATTCTGTTATTGTTGTCATCTTGGAGGAGCTCGGAGTCCATGTTTTCGGATTCAGGTTTGTATTCTTCTTGccttgcttcttcttcttcttcttcttggcgTTCTTCCATATCTTCCATTTCGTCATCTTCGTCATCGCCGTAGATCGACAGCAAAGCGATACCCTCTGATTCTTTCTTCTGTGACATACTTCAATTAGGGCTTTTGATGAATGAATTGGGGATTTTCGAAGTTTTCAAATTTCAGGGGTTTTTGGAAAATTGAAAATAATGAACATTTGGGGGTTCCGAGAGCAGCTATTGGGTTGAGGAAAGGTCCGGTTCGGGTTGGAAAGAGATACGGGTGAAAATTAACATAATATTCTCGACGTTTTGACCAATATTGTAAGGATAGGTCTATTTTGATCCCTCAAATATAAtcctgagcatatttagtcccttaagtatgctaaagtggagcatctttagtctcactgacggaggttttgaccaatattgtcccttatctttgagggtaggtcCATTTTAGTCCCTCAAATATAACCCTGAGaatatttagtcccttaagtatgctaaagtggagcacctttagtctcactgacacaatatattcaaaaactaacggtgttacccaactctgattcataAAGCAAATTTTCTGCTCTAAAGCAAAATGTTTCCTCTCATTTTATTAGATAACGCAAATTATCATTTTAATTCCTCATctttagataatgtcttctaaaattttgatcTTGAATATATTCCATTCTGTGCCAGTTTTtaatgagaaaatgacactgtataaccGTTGTTAAAATAATAgccaaaaaaaattataaaatttgtattatatatatatatatatatatatatatatatatatatatatatatatatatatatatatttctttttaatttttttttgtatgttaatatacaaataatataccaaCTTTATATACTTATTCCGctaccagatgtaaatagtttttggtacgggctaaaaatgataatacaaactggttattcgtttgcttcaataatatgcctagaagtgatcctggcagctctatttttttttcaaattttaacttttctttttagaaaaatcaaccgaaatttttaaatgtatatatatacacaaaacaatttacaaattttatacattttttggCTATTATTTTAACAACGGTTATACAGTGTCAGtttctcattgaaaactggcacAGAATAGGATATATTCAAgatcaaaattttagaagacattatctaaaaatgaggaattaaagtgataatttgcgttatccaataaaatgAGAGGAATCATTTTGCTTTAGAGCACAAGATTTGCTTTATGAATCATAGTTGGGTAATACTGTTAGTTTTTTAATATATTGTGTTAGTGAGACTAaaggtgctccactttagcatacttaagggactaaatatgctcagggttatatttgagggaccaaaatagacctaccctcaaagataagggacaatattggtcaaaacctctgtcagtgagactaaagatgctccactttagcatacttaaggaaCTAAATATGCTTAgggttatatttgagggaccaaagtAGACCTACCCTTAAAGATAAGGGAAACTATTGGTCAAAACCTCTAATATCCTCATATCATATAcctatatctatctatactatattaaaagcacgaaacctCTATCGAAATATTATTCATCTTTTTTATCCTTTCTATATGCATTCTACATTGGATATAATTATAATTGTAATcagaaattttatttttcaaaaaacaaaaactcTCGTTTAGTGTTTTCTATTGGTCGGGACTTTACTTTATTTAGGTTTACAATTATTTAGGCTCTTCTTTGTTTATGTATAACTAGAGAACTTGTCTGCATTTCGCGCGATTGCAATAAGTGTCATTGaacaaaataattattataaattcaATCCAGATATGAGACATAACTGTTTTTTATTTAAATGTATATAAGAAATTATTCTATGTATTGATTAAGTTACAAAAAATAATACTCTTATTAGAAGTTGAGCTTAATGAATCTATCTTCTGATCAGATTTTTTAATAAGAATATTAAGGAGACTTGTAGTTTGTATGGGGCATAGTTGTGCGCATATGGTTTTAATACTTGTTTTTTAATATACATGAATGTGTACTTAGATAtgcatttgatttttttttcttttcactaAATAGTAAAACTTTTAATAAACATgaaatgaaaaataaagaaactaaaaataaaaaagaaaatccaTTGGTTAAACTCAAGTCATTTATACTTTTTCCTAATTGTCTTTCCTTTTATTGatcttgtttttctttccttctcaATTCCCTAAACACTCTACTATTTTTTCCCTATCTTATACTTCCTCTAcatttttttattctttctttccttttttctttctctttcctaTTTCAATTTGCCTTATTaaatttattctcttgacaattaTTACTATGCAAAAACCGGAAAGAGGGGaactttttttaaatttcttacCGCAGTCAATTAATTTTTGGAGTTACTATATGTACACCTTAAATAAAGGGAGGAAAAAGAATTAAAATTGTTATATAGTTTTAATTGCGCATATgccaaaaactgataaaaataattgGTCATTTTagttctagaaaagtgtcacgtTATATCTCCATAAATCAAATAATTGGACAGAATAagagaaaaataccaaaaagtgataaaaataaTTGGTCATTAGTCTTGGAGAAGTGCCACACTATATCTCTGTAAATTAGATACAAATTATTCTTCACACAATGACCAGTAATCTCCTAGTAAAACCCAATAAAGTATAAGAACTTTTAGAATATATTTTCTACTTTACAAAAAAGCAAAATATCACTAAAATAATATTTGTGACAACACGGTCACCATTATAACCCCCATGATGATCCACATATGATGGACACAAACAAAACAACAAAAACACTTGAAAGTGAATACGAACTACAAAGTAATATTGAATCAACTTCAGATAAAAGCTTGTTAAACTTCTTCACCAGCTCGTGGAATTTGATAGAAAAATATTTCTAATATTATCATCACCATCATGGACTTAGTCTCCTCCATATCTATATACATAAATATAGTATGACATGTATAATATGGATACATGAATAATTGGTGAAA containing:
- the LOC104099098 gene encoding uncharacterized protein, whose protein sequence is MSQKKESEGIALLSIYGDDEDDEMEDMEERQEEEEEEARQEEYKPESENMDSELLQDDNNNRIVGSDSGRSSTPSPLIQQLQQQQQYVETLTVSSLGVIGSTITTPFMSVASPNNPQPMDLNVNVSRRGRLTIVDYGHDEVNMSPEPEEGEIMASGRVMYGEELQTVSVESIEKASPALQVRTPSTQTPPQSAEPSDQIDDAMDFPVNEGHGVAEESDMVPAEEQKDVDFLEKFLPPPPKEKCSDELQEKIIKFLALKKTTGRSFNAEVRNRKEYRNPDFLLHAVTYQDIDQIGSCFSKDVFDPRGCDKSDFYDEIEVDMKREMERREQERKRSPKVDFISGGTQPAAMVPPPKINLPIPDVVTRDGRQNKKSKWDKVDVDRRDPVSTVGAHAALLSAANAGTGYTAYAQQRRKEAEEKRPSDKKLDRRS